DNA from Brevibacterium sp. 'Marine':
CGGGCTACTACATCGACGTCGGAGCCGCCGAGCTCGTCGCCGACGGCAAAGTGAAGTTGGCCAAAGGCCAGGTCGACCACCTGACTTCTGACTCGGTTGTGTTGGCGGACGGCACCGAGCTGCCGGCTGACCTCGTCGTCTATGCCACCGGCTACGGTTCGATGAACGGATGGGTCGCCGACCTTGTTGACCAGGAGACCGCGGACAAGGTCGGCAAATGCTGGGGGCTGGGATCGGAGACGACGAAGGACCCGGGCCCGTGGGAGGGCGAGCAGCGCAATATGTGGAAGCCCACCCAGCAGGAGAACCTGTGGTTCATGGGCGGCAACCTCCACCAGTCCCGCCACTACTCGCTCTACCTGGCATTGCAGCTCAAGGCCCGGCACGAAGGTATCGAGACTCCGGTGTACGGGCTGCAGGAGGTGCACCACCTGAGGTGACTCTCGCCCGAACCGGTCATCTTCGCTGCGTGCGGAGGCGTGTTATAGGAAGTTCCGGACGATCTGTGCTGATTTGAGCCTCAGTTTTCAGCACAGATCGTCCGGAACTTCCCATCTTTTAGCTGAATCTCGCCTGAGACGAACGTCATCCCGGTCGGTCGCCGCATGGTCAACAGCCGCCACCACTGCCCCGGCCCGACCGAACGCGCGGCTCGAGACCCAAATGGTCACGAATCTGTGACTCCAACAGGATGTAGTTGGCATTGCTCGTCACGTGGAGGACCGTCCAGCCTTCTGCACGGAGCGCTTCGTCGCGTCTGAGGTCGCTTTCTCTCTGCCGCTTCGATTCGAAGTGGTGACCGCCCTCGTACTCCAGAGCAAGCCGTGCGTCGGGATAGCCGAGGTCAGGTTCGACAATGCGCCCAAGGAGGCGGCTGGGAACATGAGGATGCACGACAGGTTCGGGAAGACCGACGTCGACGGCCCACAGCCGCAGGTCTGTCTCGGGTGGCGAATCAACAGTCGGACGGGCGAGGTTGGCCGCCTCCAAGAGGTGCTGTCGTCCGCGGACGAATGGACGTGTGCGAACGCAGTCACGCAGTTCGTCGAGCCCGATCTGTGGTGGTCCGTGCCAGTTGCCGACGGCCGCGTCGCAGATTTTCACGAGGTCGCGTTGCATCAGGTCGCCTGCGATTCCGATGATGACCTCTGCTGGAGCGAGAATGGGTAAGCCGAACCATTGCCTGACCGTCATGGTCGTCATTCGACGCAGAGTGATCCCAGGGAGTCTGATCCGACAATTGGGCTCTGTGACTGAGACATGGAGTTGCGACGTCAGCCAGGTGGAAGGAAGCGGCCAGCCGTAGAGCCGCGCGGCAAGGGCGTGGCTGGCAGCAATGTCCGGGTAGTGAAGGAGCGCGGCTCTGAGCCTCTGCGCATCAAACAGCCAGTCAGTATCGGCCCAAGCAGGTACCGGGCGGCGGTCGAACCGTTCGAGGTCCATCCGTACGCCGGGCAATACCTGCTGAAAGCGCTTCGAATGATAGAGGCTGTGCCGTGTGATGCCTCGTTCGATGTAGTCCCGGGTTCGGAACACCTCCGGAAAATCGTGCATCATCCAGCGAGAGTCAGCGCACATAGGAGCCAGCTTCGCCTGCCGGTCACTGAAAAGAAATGGCGAGAAACCAGCCTGTGGATAGAGAAGCGCCATCCACAGTCAGCTGTGTGCGAGTGATACAGCGGTCGCGGGCCGACTTCCGGACGATCTGTGCTGAAAGCTGAGGCAATATCCCGCACGAGACGTCCGGAACTCCACGGTGGGTGATTCAGAGTCCGAGGCGGGTGAGCACTCGCTTCACGTGGTCGAGGGCTTCATCCTGTGACAGCCCGAAGTTCTGATTGAAGTACATGCCGTCGCCGATGAGCTGGATCGTCATCGCCAGGTCAGCATCGCCGAGGTGGTCGTTGAGTAAGTTGAACCACGCTTCCCTGGTCCTGCGCAGAGCCGCCTTGGCCTCCTCGTTCTCGAGTGCGAGACAGCCGGCAGCGATGAGGCTGCGGTCCAGGGGAGTGCCGACCTCGGCCGAGGTCTCGAGGTAGTAGTAGTGAAGGCGTTCGCCGGCGGCCTTCATCTCTTCGATGTCCTCGTCGACCAGCTGGTCGAGCCGTTCCAGGCTGCCCTTGATGAGCTCGGCTTTCGAGCCGAAATGGTAGAGCAGACCGCCCTTGGAGACTCCGGCTTTCGCAGCAACTGCGTCCAGAGTCGCACCGGCTGTGCCGTGTTCGTCGAGGAGCTCATCGAACGCGTCGAGCAGCTTCTCCTTGGTTGCGGTCGGATTGCGTGCCATAGCCACGAGCCTAGTCGATGGCGGGGCCCATGAGACTGACGGTGCGCCCGAAACCGGACCGAGGCGGTGAGGGGGCGAACCGATGGTACCGGGCGGGGATGCGGGTAGGGACACGGTCATCGCCGAGGCGGTCGAGCACTCCGTGTATCTCCTGAGCGTGCGAATGCGGGTGACCTTTCCGCTTCCCAACTGTACCGTCCAGACGGTACAGTTGGGGGCATGACGACGACACTGACTCCACAGCTGCGTGCCGGTCGGCGCGAGTGGGTCGGCCTTGCGGTGCTCATGATCCCCGTGCTGCTGATCTCGATCGACAACACGGTGCTCGGCTTCGCGATCCCCGCGATCAGCACCGGGCTGCATCCGACCGGCACGCAGCTGCTGTGGATCGTCGACATCTACGCGCTCATGCTCGCCGGTCTGCTGGTGGCCATGGGCAGCCTCGGCGATCGAGTCGGGCGTCGCAAACTGCTCATCATCGGGTCCGCCGGATTCGGTGCGGCCTCACTGCTCGCGGCGTTCTCCACCTCGGCAGAGATGCTCATCCTCGCCCGCGCACTGCTGGGCATCTTCGGGGCCACCCTCATGCCCTCGACGCTGTCACTCATCCGCAACATCTTCGACCACGACAAGGACCGCCGCATCGCGATCGCCACCTGGGCCGCGATGTTCTCCGGCGGTGCCGCTCTGGGTCCGATCGTCGGCGGCTTTCTGCTCGAGCACTTCCACTGGAGCTCGGTCTTCTTCATCAACCTGCCGCTCATCGCGCTCTTCATCCCCGCGGCCGCCTTCCTGCTGCCCGAATCGCGCGATCCGAACCCCGGCCGCTTCGACCCGTTCTCCATCATCCTGTCGATGCTCGCCCTGGCCCCGCTCGTCTTCGCCATCAAACACAGCATGGCTTCTGGCGCCGACCTCCTCTTCTGGTTCACCCTGTCCGTGGCGATCGTCGCCGGCGCCAGCTTCGTCCTCCGCCAGCTCGCCACACCGAACCCGATGCTCGACGTCCGTCTGTTCGCGAACTCCGTGTTCACCTCGGCGGTGGTGTCGAACCTGCTGAGCGTCATGGGGCTGGCCGGGTTCCTCTACTTCGGTACCCAGCTGCTCCAGCTCGTGCTCGGGCTCTCTCCGATCGACGCCGCGCTTGTGCTCATCCCTGGGCTGATCACCTCGGTCGCGGCCGGCTACCTCGCGGTGCCGCTCATCGCCCGCTTCGAACCGCGCGTCGTCGTGCCCTGTGCGCTCGCGCTCAACGCCATCGGCATGGGCATCATCGCCTTCACCTCCGAACACTCCGTGATGGGAATGCTGCTGGCCTTCCTCATCCTCGGCATCGGACTCGGCACCGCCGAGGTCATCACGAACGACCTCATCCTCGCCGCGGTCCCGGCCCACAAGGCCGGAGCCGCCTCGGCGATATCGGAGACCGCCTACGAATTCGGATCCGTCATGGGCACGACCGTGCTCGGCGGGCTCTCGACCTTCATGTACGGATCCGCGCTGCAGTCCGCGATCGGGGACACAGCCGACAAAGCCGAGTTCGATACGCTCGGCTCCGCCCTCGAATACGCGTCCGGACTGAGTTCCGCAGCAGGTGAGAAGATCACCGAGGCGGCTGTGTCGGCCTTCGACTTCGGCGTGCAGTGGGCCGCCGGTGCGGCCGTCGCCCTCGTCCTCATCGCCGCTGTGCTCACGAGTTTCGGCCTCAAGGGGGCCGGGCGACTCCTGCCGAGAGCAGCCTCCCGATCTGATTCCGACCGCTGATCCCGCATCATGGGCAGTGGGCGCGGGGCAGAGCACGCTGGGCAGTGGACTCCCCACGAACATAGGTCAGCACCGGATACTTCTTGGGGGCAGAACGTATCCGGTGCTGACCTATGTTCGGCGCCGTTTACGACAAAGGACTGGGGAGACGTTCCTCGGCACGGAGCCGGGACCATCTCCCCAGTCGCTGGTGATCGCCGAGGCCGGAACCGCACCCAGCAAACGCGGCGGCCTACGCCGCGGCCGCTGGGATCAGCCCTGCGACGAGTTCGCCGGAGCGAGCACCTCCTGTGTCGCCTGCTTCTGCCGCTTGCGGGCGAGCACTCGGCCGATGCCGGTGTAGACCAGAGCGGCGATGAGCACGACGTAGATGACGATCGTGATCGGCGAGGACACCAAAGTCGACGCATCTCCGCCGGCCGCCAACAGGGCATCACGCAGGTTCGACTCGGCCAGGGGCCCGAGCACCATGCCGATCATCAGCGGCGCCAACGGCACACCGTAGCGCTTGAGCACGAAGCTCAACACGCCGATGCCCAGCAGAATGAGCAGCTCGAACGTCGAGGCAGACGTCGCATAGATGCCCAGGCCGCAGAAGACCGCGATGCCGCCGTAGAGGTACGGGTCCGGGATCTTCAGCAGCTTCGCCCACAGCGGAGCGAACGGCAGGTTGATGATGAGCAGGACGATCATCGCGACGAAGAAGCTCGCGAGCAGACCCCAGACGAGCTCGGGGGAGCGGTCGAAGAGCAGCGGACCGGGCTGGATGCCGTACTGACGGAACGCCGCGAGCATGATCGCCGCCGTCGCCGAGATCGGCAGACCCAGAGCCAACAGCGCACCCATCGCGATGCCCGTCGTCGCCGATCCGGCCGCCTCGGGGGCGGCAAGACCACGGATCGCGCCCTTTCCGAACTGCGGATCCTTCCGCCGGGAATCGAGCTTGCGCTCCAGGCCGTAGGCCATGAACGTCGGAACATCGGCACCGCCGACGGGGATGACGCCGAAAGGCAGACCGATCGCCGTGCCGCGCAGCCATGCCGGCAGAGCTTCGCCGACCTCCTTGCGGGAGAGGAACGGGCGGCCCGAGGAGCTGACTGTGTTGTCCGTGGCCTGGCGGCGGATCCGGGAGGCGATGAAGAACACTTCGCCCAGCGCCAGCACACCGACCGTCACCGTGACCAGCGAAACACCGTCGAAGAGTTCGGGGACGCCGAGGGTGAACCGCTCCGTGCCCGAAACCGAGTCGATGCCGATGACGGTGAAGCCGATGCCCAGCACCAGAGCCGTGAGCCCCTTGAGCACCGAATCGGCGACCACCGAGGAGGTGGCGACGAAGGCGAACAGGGCAAGGGCGAAGAACTCGGCCGGGCCGAAGCTCGTCGACAGATCCGCCAACGCGGGAGCGACGAAGACGACGAGGAAGCACGAGATGAACCCGCCGATGAATGCGCCGATCGCGGCGGTGGCCAGAGCCTGCGGGGCCCGCCCGGATTTGGCCATCTTGTGGCCTTCGAACGTCGAGGCGATCGCAGAGGCCTGACCCGGGGTGTTCATGAGGATGGCCATCGTCGAGTCGCCGAAGAGCCCACCGAAGTAGACGCCGGCGAACATGATGAACGCGCCTGTGGGGTCGAGGGCGAAGGTCATCGGCAGCAGCAGAGCCACGGCCATCGACGACCCGAGGCCCGGCAGTACGCCGACGGCGGTGCCGAGGAAGCATCCGACGAACACCCACAGCAGGTTCATTGGGGTCAGAGCGTGTGCGAAGCCTTCGAAGAGGGACATGAGAGCGTCCATATCAGAAGCCACCTCCCAGAATTCCCGAAGGAAGGTTGAGTCCCAGCATCACCGCGAAGGCGATGTAGACCAGGGACGAGAACGTCAGTGCCAGAGTGAGGTCGAACAGCGGCTTCTTCGATCCCATCGACCGGGCCACACACCAGAACAGCAGCGCTGCGGCGATGATCCACCCTGCGAATTCGAGGATGAGGGCGAACGCCGCGAAACCGCCGGCGCCCCAGGCCAGGGACACGAAGTCACTGTGAGTGCGGTGCGTCGAATCGGCCTTGCGGGCCGCGGCCAGAGCTGCGCGGTCGTCCTCGGGTTCGTCTTCCTCATGAGGGGTGAGCCGAGAGGCCGCGACTGCCGAGGTGACCGGAGTCGAGAACGCCTTGTCCTCTTCGACCTGGGCCGGGACCGCATCGTCGACGTCGACGGGTTCGGGATTGCGGATATAGGCAATGACCAGCAGGACCGTCAGCGCGTAGCCGACGAGCATGATGATCGTCGGGAAGAACTGCGGACCCGGTTTGTCCGCATCCGCAGGCACGTCCATCGTGAGGATGCCGACGAGCAGATAGGTCGAGAATGCACCCATGATGAGGGGAACGATGAGTCCTGACCTTCCCTGCCACCAGGTTCCCGCGCCGAGGTGGCCCGTGCGTTTCGTCGTCTGTGCGCTCACAGTCCCAACTCCTTCAGCAGCTTCTCCACCCGTGACGAGTCCTCCTTGATGAACTCGGCGAATTCGTCGCCGGTCAGCCACACGTCGGTCCATTTGTTCCGTTCGAGGGCGTCCTTCCAGGCCGCGCTGTCGCGGGTCTTCTGGAGGATGTCGAGCAGCTGGCTGGATTCCTCGCCGGTGATGTCCGGGGCGCCGAGCCAGCCGCGCCAGTTCGTCAGCGTGACCTCATAGCCCTGTTCGGACATCGTCGGCACCTCGTCGAAGCCCTCGATCCGCTTCGGGGCGGCCACGCCGATGGCCTTGACGCGTCCGGCTTCGATCTGGTCGGAGACCTCGTTGAAGCCGCAGGAGGCGAAATCGGTGGTCCCCGAGAGCAGCGTCTGGATCGCTTCGCCGCCGCCGGACTTCGGGATGTAGGTGATGTCGGACGCGGCGATCCCGCCGAGGAGCGCGAGCTGCGCGATCGTGAGATGGTCGACCGAACCCGCCGAACCGCCCGTCCACACGAGCCCCTTCGGGTCCTTCTTCCACGCGCCGATGACATCGTCGATCGTGTTGTGCGGGGAGTCGGCGGCGGCGATGAGGACGTCGTAGTCCTCGGCCACGCGGGCCATCAGGGTGGTGTTGTCGAATCCGACCGGCGACTTGTTCAGCGCGATCCCGCCGACCATGGCGGTGCCGGTGGCCAGGATCGTGTCCGCCTGGCCGTGCATCGTTGAGAACTTGCCGAGGCCGATCGTGCCGCCGGCACCGGGGATGTTGACGACCTGGGCGTTGTTGGCCAGCCGTTCGACGCGCATGGCCTGCTGGGTCTCGCGGGCAAAGCCGTCCCAGCCGCCGCCGGCGCCGGCCGGAGCGATGAGGGTGAGATTCGACGACAGGTCGCCCTTCGCCGAGGCGGCCCTGACCGAGTAGGTCGTCGCCGTTCCGATCGCTGCCAAGGCGATCGCCCCGTAGGCGATGCGTCCGAAGGTGCGTCGTGAGGGATGGGAGGATTCGACCGTCGAATCCTCGGGAGGTGGCGCCTGTGGCACGGTCTTCTCCTTTGAAGGCGAGTGTGATTCGAGACTCACCTTAGAGCTTGCTGAGTGTCCACTGCGAGCTTGTGCTCGCTCTGCGCTTTCTGCTCATTGAGCGCGTTGAGTGCATTCTGCTCACGGTGGGTCATCGCTGCGCGGCGTCGCCTGGTCGTCGCGGCTCGTCTGTGTGTGATCATTCCACCGAGGCATAACAGCGAAGATCGGGGACACGCCTCGGCTGACTGGCCGCAGACGAGGTGAACGGGCGGAGTGACTAGGGTGGGACCATGACTGATGCCGATTCTCCTGCCACCGTTCCTGCAGCACAGACCCCGTCCGGGGCCGGGGCCACCCCCGCTTCTGCGCCGGTGGCGAAGAAGGTTCCCTTCGAGCGCACCCACCACGGCCATACCTTCATCGACGATTACGAGTGGATGCGTGAGAAGGAGTCGCCCGAGGTCATCGCCCACCTCGAAGCAGAGAACGCCTGGACGAGCGCACAGACTGCTCACCTCGAAGGGCTCCGAGATTCGATCTTCACCGAGATCAAGACGCGCATCAAAGAGACCGATATGTCGGTGCCCAACCGGCGCGGGAACTATTGGTACTTCTCCCGCACGAAGGCCGGGCTCGACTACGGCATCAGCGTCCGGATCCCCATCTCCGGGCCCGACGACTGGACGCCGCCCGAGGTCGGCGAACAACCTATGCCCGGCGAAGAAGTCGTCTTCGACTCGAACATCGCCGCCGCTGGTCAGGAGTTCTTCTCCCTCGGTTCCTTCTCACTCTCGGACGACGGCAGCAGACTCCTCTACGGTGTCGACACCACCGGCGACGAACGCTACACCCTCCGACTCCGCGACCTGGTCACAGGAGATGACCTCGCAGACACGATCGAGGGCACCTTCGCCGGAGCCTCCCTCGACCCGAGCGGTCGCTTCGTCTTCTACACCACTGTCGACGACGCCTGGCGGCCGGAGAAGGTGTGGCGCCACGTGGTCGGCACCGACAGCAGCGACGACGTGTGCATCTTCCACGAACCCGATGAGCGCTTCTTCGTCGGATCGGGATTCTCACGTTCGGGCCGGATGATGTTCGTCGTCACCGGGTCGAAGACGACCACCGGGTACTGGGTCGTCCGCGTCGACGACCTCGAAGCCGAACCGCAGGAGATCTGGCCCCGTGTCGACGGAGTCGAATACACCGTCGAGCACGCCGTCATCGGCGGTGAAGACCGATTCCTCATCACCCACAACCGCAACCGCGCCGATTTCGAGCTCGTCGACGTCCCCGCCGCGGACCCGACCGCGCCCGGTCGAGACGTCATCGTCACCGAAGCCGCAGGCGGCAATGGAGAGCCGCATGACGGCGAACTGCGCAGCGGCGAACTGCGAGTTGATGACCTGCGCATCGAAGATGTCGACGCCTTCGCCGACTTCATCGTGCTCAGCTACCGTCGCGGCGGCTTCGCCCGCGTCGGCATCATCCGCCTCGGCGATGCCTCCTCTCCCTTCGGATCGCTGCAGGAGCTGCCCTTCGGTCGGGAGACCGGAACCCTGTCGCTGGGCGGCAACCCCGAATTCGCACAGACGAGCATCCGACTTCACTTCACCTCCATGTCAACGCCCGCGGTGCTCTATTCGCACAGCGTCGCAGACGGCACTGACACGGTCCTCAAGCGTCAGCCCGTTCTCGGATCCGTCGACCTCGACGCCTACACCGAAACCCTCCTGTGGGCGAAGGCCGGCGACGGCACCGACATCCCGATCTCGGTGGTCTTCCGCAAGGACCTGCACCGATCCGACGAACACGGCGAACACGGCAATCCCGCCTCGACGGAGGACACAGCGGACGGAGTCGGCGCGGACGAGGCGAACGGCAGAGCCGCCTCGGCGAAACCGCTGCTCCTCTACGGGTACGGCTCGTACGAGGCGAGCATGGACCCGTACTTCTCGGTCTCGCGGCTGTCGCTGCTCGACCGCGGCGTCGTCTTCGCCATCGCGCACGTGCGCGGCGGCGGCGAAATGGGCCGACACTGGTACGACCAGGGCAAGACGACGGCGAAGAAGAACACGTTCACCGACTTCATCGACGTCGCCCGCCACCTCATCGACACCGGGTGGACGAGTCCGGATCGGCTCGTGGCCAGCGGCGGATCGGCCGGGGGCCTGCTCATGGGTGCGATTGCGAACATGGCGCCCGAGCTCTTCGCCGGAATCAGCGCCGACGTGCCCTTTGTCGACGCGCTGACCTCGATCCTCATGCCCGAGCTGCCGCTGACCGTCATCGAATGGGAGGAGTGGGGCGACCCGCTGCATGATCCGGAGGTCTACGAGTACATGCGCTCGTACTCTCCCTACGAAAACGTCACCGAGGCGGCCTACCCGCAGATCTTGGCCGTGACCTCGCTCAACGACACCCGGGTCCTCTACGTCGAACCCGCGAAATGGGTCGCCCGACTCCGCGAGGTCGGTGCGAACGCCCTGCTCAAGACCGAAATGGTCGCCGGGCACGGCGGGGTCTCCGGGCGGTATGACGCCTGGAAGGAAGTCGCATTCGAATACGCCTGGATCCTCGACGTGCTGGGACGATCGGACGTCGAAACAGAGCCCTGAGGGGACGACTGTCGCCGCAGATAACGATAACGGGACGATTGTCTCCAAAACCCGGATTCGGCACCCGGTGTCAGTGCCGGGCCATAGAGTGGATATCATCACATTCGACGTGATGCGCGTCATGAACTCAGAACGGTCTGAGTGACGGCGGCGCATCATTCATCTGCATTGCCGTCACTGTCCTTGCCCGCGAGGAGCGGCGGTGTCGAATGCAGAATTCGTGACGGATCCGCACCGGCGGACCGAAATTCCGAAAGGGAGAAGAATGCGTCTCAGCAAAGTGGCCACAGCGATGGTGGCAGTCGGTTCGATTCTTGCGGTTTCGGCCTGCGGCGGCGGTGAGAGCGGTGGCGGCGAAGGCGATTCGTTCTCCATCGGCGTCTCGCAGCTCGTGCAGCACCCGGCGCTCGACGCCGCGACCGAAGGCTTCAAGAAGTCCTTCGAGGATGCCGGCGTCGACGTCGAATGGGACGTGCAGAACGCCCAGGGCGAACAGGCCAATGCGACCTCGATCGCACAGCAGTTCGCCAGCGACGACCTCGACCTCGTCCTCGCCGTCGCCACCCCGGCCGCTCAGGCCGCGGCCCAGGCGATCACCGACAAGCCCGTGCTCTTCACCGCCGTCACCGACGCCGAGGAGGCCGGACTCGTCGATTCCAATGACAGCCCCGGCGGCAACGTCACCGGCACCTCCGACCTCAACCCGGTCGAAGAGCAGCTGAAGCTGGTCAAGGACGTCAAACCCGATGCGAAGACCGTCGGCATCGTCTACAGCTCCGGTGAGGTCAACTCGCAGGTGCAGGTCGATCTCGCGAAGAAGGCGGCAGAAGGCCTCGACGTGGAGATCAAGGAGGCGACGATCGCGAACTCGGGCGAGCTCGCTCAGGCCGTGGACTCGCTCGGCAAGGTCGACGCCTACTACGTGCCCACCGACAACAACGTCGTCTCGGCAGTGTCGACCATGGTCCAGGCGGCAGAGAAGAACAAGGCTCTGCTCGTCGGGTCAGAAGCCGGCCAGGTCGAATCCGGCGCGGCGATCACCCGCGGCATCGACTACACGAAGCTCGGAGAACAGACCGGCGAAATGGCTCTGAAGATCCTCCAGGACGGAAATAAGCCCGCCGAAATGCCCGTCGAGACCAGCTCGAACCTCGAGCTCGTCGTCAACCCGAAGGCCGCCGAGGCCCAGGGCGCCGAGATTCCGCAGAAGCTCGTCGACGAGGCCGACAAGGTCATCGAGTAACCGACACCAACCGTGACCCGGTGCAGAGAGTCCTGAACTCCTCGATTCCACCGACGTCACCGGCCCCGAGGCCGCCGGCGCTGACACCGACGACCTCGGGGCCACCACGAACCACACACCAGAAATGAACGGAAACCCATGTTCGGAGCATTGGAGCTCGGGCTCATCTACGGCGCGATGGCGCTCGGGGTCTATCTGACCTTCAAGGTCCTCAACTTCCCCGACCTCACCGTCGACGGAAGCTTCACCACGGGCGGGGCCACCGCAGCCTCCCTCATCATCGCCGGGGTCAACCCCTTCCTGGCCACGCTCGCGGCGATCGGCGCCGGACTCATCGCCGGCTACATCACCGGCCTGCTCCACACGAAAGGCGGCATCGACGGACTGCTCGCCGGAATCCTCACGATGATCGGCCTGTGGTCGATCAACCTGCGGATCATGGGGAAGGCGAACCTGCCGCTCCTGCGAGAAGACACTGTTTTCACCCCGCTGCGCGAGAACATGCTCATGGGCACCTGGGTGTCGATTGCGATCCTGCTCGCCTTCGCACTCATCCTCAAGTTCGCCATCGACTGGTTCCTCACCACCGATCTCGGACTGGCCATCCAGGCCACCGGCAACAACAAAGAGATGATCCGCAGTCTCGGCGTCAACACCGACAACTCGACGATGCTCACCCTGGCGCTGTCGAACGGATTCGTCGCGCTCTGCGGAGCGCTCGTCGCTCAGTACCAGGGGTTCTCCGATATCAGCATGGGCATCGGCCTCATCCTCGTCGGGCTCGCCTCGGTGATCCTCGGCCAGGCCGTGTTCGGCAGCCGCAACATCGTCATGGCCAGCCTCGGCGCACTCCTCGGGTCGGTCGTCTACCGGCTCATCATCTTCCTCGCCCTGCGTGCGGGCCTGGATACGAACGATATGAAGCTGACGACCGCGCTGCTCGTCGTCATCGCACTGCTGCTGCCCAGGTGGGGATTCCTCAAACGGATCCCCTCACTGCGCGGACGCGGAAACCGCGCGGCCGCCTCGGTGCCGGCGGGAACGACCGATATGAAAGACCCCGCCGAGGTCGCCGACATCCCCGCCGGCGCGACCGGTGCCCGAGCCGGGAAGGAGATCTGAGACCCATGCTCACGATCGACAATATCTCCAAGACCTTCTTCCCCGGCACCGTCAACGAACGCAAGGCACTGCAAGGGCTTTCGCTCGAACTCGACGAATCCGACTTCGTCACCGTCATCGGCTCCAACGGTGCCGGAAAATCGACGCTACTCAACACCATCTCCGGCCGTCTGCCCATCGACACCGGATCGATCGCCATCGACGGCGCCGAGGTCTCGCGGATGCCCGAATACAAACGAGCGGGATACCTGGGCCGAGTCTTCCAGGATCCGATGGCCGGAACCGCTCCGGACCTCACGATCGAACAGAACCTCTCTCTTGCGCTCAAGCGCGGAAAGCCGCGCGGGCTGGGACGGGGGACCACCTCGGAACGGCGCGAACACTTCAAAGAGGAGCTGGCGACTCTCGAACTCGGCCTCGAGAACCGGCTGAAGACGAAGGTCGGACTGCTCTCCGGCGGACAGCGGCAGGCACTGAGCCTGCTCATGGCCGGATTCACTCAGCCGCGGATCCTGCTGCTCGACGAGCACACCGCCGCTCTCGACCCGCAGCGTGCTGCTCTGGTGTCGACCCTGACGAAGAAGATCGTCGAGGCCGACGGGCTGACCACCCTCATGGTCACCCACAATATGGAGCAGGCGATCGCGCTGGGCAACCGGCTGATCATGATGCACGAGGGACGGATCATCTACCAGGCTTCGGCCGAGGAGAAGAAGGACCTGACCGTCGAGACCCTGCTCGGCGAATTCTCGAAGCTCAAGGGAGCGACGCTCGGCGATCGGGCACTGCTGAACTGAGCCGAGGCTCGATAGCCGCTGAAGCGCATGGGTGCCGAGCTCGCTGGCGAACAGCCGCGCGCATGACACCCGGCCGAGGCACATAAGAGGGTGGTTCAC
Protein-coding regions in this window:
- a CDS encoding endonuclease domain-containing protein — protein: MALLYPQAGFSPFLFSDRQAKLAPMCADSRWMMHDFPEVFRTRDYIERGITRHSLYHSKRFQQVLPGVRMDLERFDRRPVPAWADTDWLFDAQRLRAALLHYPDIAASHALAARLYGWPLPSTWLTSQLHVSVTEPNCRIRLPGITLRRMTTMTVRQWFGLPILAPAEVIIGIAGDLMQRDLVKICDAAVGNWHGPPQIGLDELRDCVRTRPFVRGRQHLLEAANLARPTVDSPPETDLRLWAVDVGLPEPVVHPHVPSRLLGRIVEPDLGYPDARLALEYEGGHHFESKRQRESDLRRDEALRAEGWTVLHVTSNANYILLESQIRDHLGLEPRVRSGRGSGGGC
- a CDS encoding TetR/AcrR family transcriptional regulator gives rise to the protein MARNPTATKEKLLDAFDELLDEHGTAGATLDAVAAKAGVSKGGLLYHFGSKAELIKGSLERLDQLVDEDIEEMKAAGERLHYYYLETSAEVGTPLDRSLIAAGCLALENEEAKAALRRTREAWFNLLNDHLGDADLAMTIQLIGDGMYFNQNFGLSQDEALDHVKRVLTRLGL
- a CDS encoding MFS transporter, which translates into the protein MTTTLTPQLRAGRREWVGLAVLMIPVLLISIDNTVLGFAIPAISTGLHPTGTQLLWIVDIYALMLAGLLVAMGSLGDRVGRRKLLIIGSAGFGAASLLAAFSTSAEMLILARALLGIFGATLMPSTLSLIRNIFDHDKDRRIAIATWAAMFSGGAALGPIVGGFLLEHFHWSSVFFINLPLIALFIPAAAFLLPESRDPNPGRFDPFSIILSMLALAPLVFAIKHSMASGADLLFWFTLSVAIVAGASFVLRQLATPNPMLDVRLFANSVFTSAVVSNLLSVMGLAGFLYFGTQLLQLVLGLSPIDAALVLIPGLITSVAAGYLAVPLIARFEPRVVVPCALALNAIGMGIIAFTSEHSVMGMLLAFLILGIGLGTAEVITNDLILAAVPAHKAGAASAISETAYEFGSVMGTTVLGGLSTFMYGSALQSAIGDTADKAEFDTLGSALEYASGLSSAAGEKITEAAVSAFDFGVQWAAGAAVALVLIAAVLTSFGLKGAGRLLPRAASRSDSDR
- a CDS encoding tripartite tricarboxylate transporter permease translates to MDALMSLFEGFAHALTPMNLLWVFVGCFLGTAVGVLPGLGSSMAVALLLPMTFALDPTGAFIMFAGVYFGGLFGDSTMAILMNTPGQASAIASTFEGHKMAKSGRAPQALATAAIGAFIGGFISCFLVVFVAPALADLSTSFGPAEFFALALFAFVATSSVVADSVLKGLTALVLGIGFTVIGIDSVSGTERFTLGVPELFDGVSLVTVTVGVLALGEVFFIASRIRRQATDNTVSSSGRPFLSRKEVGEALPAWLRGTAIGLPFGVIPVGGADVPTFMAYGLERKLDSRRKDPQFGKGAIRGLAAPEAAGSATTGIAMGALLALGLPISATAAIMLAAFRQYGIQPGPLLFDRSPELVWGLLASFFVAMIVLLIINLPFAPLWAKLLKIPDPYLYGGIAVFCGLGIYATSASTFELLILLGIGVLSFVLKRYGVPLAPLMIGMVLGPLAESNLRDALLAAGGDASTLVSSPITIVIYVVLIAALVYTGIGRVLARKRQKQATQEVLAPANSSQG
- a CDS encoding tripartite tricarboxylate transporter TctB family protein is translated as MSAQTTKRTGHLGAGTWWQGRSGLIVPLIMGAFSTYLLVGILTMDVPADADKPGPQFFPTIIMLVGYALTVLLVIAYIRNPEPVDVDDAVPAQVEEDKAFSTPVTSAVAASRLTPHEEDEPEDDRAALAAARKADSTHRTHSDFVSLAWGAGGFAAFALILEFAGWIIAAALLFWCVARSMGSKKPLFDLTLALTFSSLVYIAFAVMLGLNLPSGILGGGF
- a CDS encoding tripartite tricarboxylate transporter substrate-binding protein, with amino-acid sequence MPQAPPPEDSTVESSHPSRRTFGRIAYGAIALAAIGTATTYSVRAASAKGDLSSNLTLIAPAGAGGGWDGFARETQQAMRVERLANNAQVVNIPGAGGTIGLGKFSTMHGQADTILATGTAMVGGIALNKSPVGFDNTTLMARVAEDYDVLIAAADSPHNTIDDVIGAWKKDPKGLVWTGGSAGSVDHLTIAQLALLGGIAASDITYIPKSGGGEAIQTLLSGTTDFASCGFNEVSDQIEAGRVKAIGVAAPKRIEGFDEVPTMSEQGYEVTLTNWRGWLGAPDITGEESSQLLDILQKTRDSAAWKDALERNKWTDVWLTGDEFAEFIKEDSSRVEKLLKELGL